A genomic segment from Aegilops tauschii subsp. strangulata cultivar AL8/78 chromosome 1, Aet v6.0, whole genome shotgun sequence encodes:
- the LOC109735858 gene encoding em protein CS41, which translates to MASGQEKGRSELDSLAREGQTVVPGGTGGKSYEAQEKLAEGRSRGGQTRKEQMGEEGYSEMGRKGGLSTNDESGGEHAAREGIDIDESKFKTKS; encoded by the exons ATGGCGTCCGGTCAGGAGAAGGGGAGGTCGGAGCTGGACAGTTTGGCCCGCGAGGGGCAGACCGTCGTCCCCGGCGGCACCGGCGGGAAGAGCTACGAGGCGCAGGAGAAACTCGCCGAAG GGCGCAGCCGTGGCGGGCAGACTCGGAAGGAGCAGATGGGGGAGGAGGGGTACAGCGAGATGGGGCGCAAGGGCGGGCTGAGCACCAACGATGAGTCCGGCGGCGAGCACGCGGCCAGGGAGGGCATCGACATCGACGAGTCCAAGTTCAAGACCAAGTCCTAG